ACACTGACCTGGAACCTGTCGCTTCTTGTTTTAATAAGGATGGATTCCcacctccacacacccatgtatttcttcctcagTAATCTGTCCTTTATAGACCTCTGCTATATCACCTCAACAGTCCCCAAGTTGCTTTCCAGCTTCTTCCAGGAAAAACAAACTATCAGCTACGTGGGCTGCATAGTTCAATACTTCATCTTTTCCACTATGGCACTGTGTGAATGCTGCCTCATGACagccatggcctatgacaggTATGCTGCCATTTGTAACCCACTGCTCTATTCATCAATCATGTCACCCACCCTCTGTGCTCGCATGGTGTTGGGAAGCTATACAGCAGGACTCATAGGTTCTTTATCTCAGATATGTGCCTTGCTGCAGCTCTACTTCTGTGGACCTAATGTTATCAGACATTTCTTCTGTGACATATCACAGCTGTTAAATCTATCCTGCACTGATACTTTCTTTGCACAGGTCCTGCTTGCTATATTAACAATATTGTTTGGGCTTACAAATGCCTTAGTCATCATGATATCCTATG
The sequence above is drawn from the Peromyscus leucopus breed LL Stock chromosome 1, UCI_PerLeu_2.1, whole genome shotgun sequence genome and encodes:
- the LOC114703453 gene encoding olfactory receptor 5AN1-like: MGFLSVLLWWRFVQKVTAAHELLGEIAEDTILLNRSTEVITGGENITKITQFILLGFSDFPRVIALFFVIFLILYITTLTWNLSLLVLIRMDSHLHTPMYFFLSNLSFIDLCYITSTVPKLLSSFFQEKQTISYVGCIVQYFIFSTMALCECCLMTAMAYDRYAAICNPLLYSSIMSPTLCARMVLGSYTAGLIGSLSQICALLQLYFCGPNVIRHFFCDISQLLNLSCTDTFFAQVLLAILTILFGLTNALVIMISYGYIVLSIMKITSAKGRSKAFNTCASHLTAVSLFYISGIIVYLSSSSGGSSSFDRFTSVFYTVVIPMLNPLIYSLRNKEIKDARKRLQKKIICSQGHR